A single uncultured Acetobacterium sp. DNA region contains:
- a CDS encoding helix-turn-helix domain-containing protein, translating to MITQALKMIDGKWKLPIICTLGQQVVRFNELKREIPGITSMMLTSSLKELEECGIINRESYNEVPPKVEYSLTDAGLNLVPILFDLGYWGSKLNTTKDRVNG from the coding sequence ATGATTACGCAGGCACTTAAGATGATTGATGGAAAATGGAAACTTCCGATTATTTGTACACTGGGCCAGCAGGTCGTGCGATTCAACGAACTGAAAAGAGAAATCCCCGGAATCACCAGCATGATGCTGACAAGTTCGTTAAAGGAATTGGAAGAATGTGGAATTATTAATCGAGAATCATATAATGAAGTGCCGCCAAAGGTGGAATATTCACTCACTGATGCCGGATTGAATTTGGTTCCGATCTTGTTTGACCTGGGTTATTGGGGAAGTAAATTAAATACGACGAAGGATAGGGTAAATGGATAA
- a CDS encoding pyridoxamine 5'-phosphate oxidase family protein: MNEVIEFLNDCGVFFLSTVDGDKPKVRPFGFVMDYDGKLCIGTNNKKPTFSQIKANSAIEICGSKGPNWVRVSGNAVVCTSPESQAKALELLPMLNNMYSVGDGLFEIVAIENAVADFSSMTGENHQVIL, from the coding sequence ATGAATGAAGTAATTGAATTTCTAAATGACTGTGGTGTTTTCTTTTTAAGTACAGTGGATGGTGATAAACCAAAGGTTCGTCCATTTGGATTTGTTATGGACTATGATGGAAAACTTTGTATTGGCACTAATAATAAAAAACCGACGTTCAGCCAAATAAAAGCAAATTCGGCGATCGAAATTTGCGGCTCAAAAGGTCCAAATTGGGTACGCGTAAGTGGAAATGCGGTTGTTTGTACATCTCCTGAGTCTCAGGCTAAAGCATTAGAATTGCTACCAATGTTAAACAATATGTACTCGGTAGGTGATGGATTATTTGAAATTGTTGCTATTGAAAACGCGGTGGCTGATTTTTCTTCCATGACAGGGGAGAACCATCAGGTTATTTTATAG
- a CDS encoding QueT transporter family protein — MRKISVLFVTQAAVIAAMYVVLTFVSSSLGLASGEIQIRLSEMLCILPAFTPAAIPGLFLGCLLSNLLTGCTVIDIVFGSLATLIAAFLSYQLRNHKYPLLVTVPPVVTNMIVVPFILKFSYGVPLPIPVMMATVGIGEVISVMVLGSVLYFALDKRRVIFSRQ, encoded by the coding sequence ATGCGAAAAATCAGTGTTCTCTTCGTAACCCAGGCAGCAGTCATTGCGGCCATGTATGTGGTCCTGACCTTTGTATCCAGCTCATTGGGTTTGGCCAGTGGCGAAATTCAAATTCGGCTTTCCGAGATGCTTTGTATCCTGCCGGCCTTTACACCAGCAGCTATTCCAGGTCTTTTTCTCGGCTGTTTACTGAGCAATCTGTTAACCGGTTGTACAGTGATCGATATTGTCTTCGGGAGTCTGGCCACCCTTATTGCCGCATTCCTCAGCTATCAGCTGAGAAATCACAAATACCCGCTTCTGGTTACCGTTCCTCCCGTTGTTACCAATATGATCGTGGTGCCGTTTATTTTAAAATTCAGTTACGGTGTTCCTTTGCCAATCCCAGTCATGATGGCAACGGTGGGTATCGGTGAAGTGATCTCCGTTATGGTCTTGGGTTCAGTACTCTACTTCGCCCTGGATAAACGACGGGTGATCTTCTCCCGCCAATAA